Proteins encoded within one genomic window of Nitrospirota bacterium:
- the rsmB gene encoding 16S rRNA (cytosine(967)-C(5))-methyltransferase RsmB gives MPMNDANRSPKTGADFRRGDKDIPRETALTILCRAENGVFIDTPLAQARQSLDARDSAFLLELVYGVLRNRALLDWTLNQFSVQPVEKTDVWTRNILRLGAYQMFFLDRVPVSAAVNTAVDLAKEHGNKHGYVNGLLRGLDRKRSTIKYPESGDPVARLSMLYSHPAWLVKRWVSRYGAEAAETLLVENNRPALLTIRTNTLKTTRAALRAALEAEGVQVSETTRSPAGLDILFSPQWLRALQAYRDGWFMVQDQAAQLISLLLTPQPGETIMDACAAPGGKATHLAELMHDQGSVVAIELDASRIAKIRENSRRLGTTIISPMQGDASKYHAGVFDRVLIDAPCSGLGVLRRHPDGRWNKEERTVSEHTTLQRRILENCAVLLKPGGTLVYATCTTEPEENDDVITWFLTGPGSSFSIDDPRPFLPRAAAALVDAKGLFRTFPQAPEMDGFFGVRMVKRR, from the coding sequence ATGCCTATGAATGACGCGAACCGCTCACCGAAGACCGGGGCTGACTTTCGCAGAGGGGATAAGGATATCCCGCGGGAGACGGCGCTCACGATCCTTTGCCGTGCCGAGAACGGCGTCTTTATCGATACGCCGCTTGCCCAGGCGCGACAGAGCCTGGATGCGCGCGACAGCGCGTTCCTGCTTGAGCTCGTGTACGGCGTGCTCCGGAATCGAGCCCTGCTTGACTGGACACTGAATCAATTTTCCGTCCAGCCCGTGGAAAAAACGGACGTTTGGACCCGGAATATCCTGCGGCTCGGCGCCTACCAGATGTTCTTCCTTGACCGGGTGCCGGTGAGCGCTGCCGTGAACACGGCAGTGGATCTCGCAAAAGAGCATGGCAACAAGCACGGATATGTGAACGGACTGCTCAGAGGCCTGGACAGAAAGCGGAGCACGATCAAGTATCCTGAATCCGGGGATCCGGTCGCGCGCCTGTCGATGCTCTATTCGCACCCGGCCTGGCTCGTGAAACGCTGGGTCTCGCGGTACGGCGCTGAGGCGGCGGAGACGCTGCTTGTGGAGAACAATCGTCCCGCGCTGCTCACGATCAGGACAAATACGCTTAAGACGACGCGGGCCGCTCTCCGGGCCGCACTGGAAGCCGAGGGGGTGCAGGTCTCGGAGACAACCCGTTCTCCCGCCGGTCTTGACATTCTTTTCTCACCGCAGTGGCTTCGAGCACTTCAGGCCTATCGGGACGGCTGGTTCATGGTCCAGGACCAGGCGGCCCAGCTCATCAGTCTGCTGCTCACGCCTCAACCAGGCGAGACGATCATGGATGCCTGCGCGGCCCCCGGCGGCAAGGCAACGCACCTGGCCGAGCTCATGCACGACCAGGGCAGCGTCGTGGCGATCGAGCTTGATGCCTCCCGGATCGCGAAGATCCGCGAGAACAGCAGGAGGCTCGGAACCACGATCATCTCGCCAATGCAGGGTGATGCATCGAAGTATCATGCAGGGGTCTTTGACAGGGTGCTGATCGATGCGCCCTGCTCCGGCCTCGGCGTGCTGCGCAGGCATCCCGACGGCAGGTGGAACAAGGAAGAGCGGACGGTGAGCGAGCATACGACGCTCCAGAGGCGGATCCTCGAGAACTGCGCTGTCCTGCTGAAGCCCGGCGGGACGCTCGTTTACGCCACCTGTACCACGGAGCCTGAAGAGAACGATGACGTTATAACCTGGTTTCTCACGGGACCGGGAAGCTCTTTCAGCATCGATGATCCTCGCCCTTTTCTTCCGCGGGCTGCTGCAGCGCTTGTGGATGCAAAGGGCCTTTTCAGGACGTTCCCGCAGGCGCCGGAGATGGATGGGTTCTTCGGCGTGAGGATGGTGAAGAGAAGATAG
- a CDS encoding PASTA domain-containing protein, with protein sequence MERFLKGLGLFIALIGVGILSAFAVVALLLRQEEVRMPDLTGQDIVNVIETVAQQGLQLKVDRREAHPTLPRDAVISQSPAPEVGIKKGRQVRVVVSQGPSDTQALKLVGENFRKADMMIRQAGFSPGTVSRVFSDRVERDMVIAQGPEAGNPLEKGSGISLLISAGNKAPLYVMPALTGKKAKEALRIIDRIGLQRRVITRPPGNEETGTDRIVIQQKPGAGSPVARDATVDIVVNR encoded by the coding sequence ATGGAACGGTTTCTCAAAGGTCTGGGTTTATTCATTGCACTCATCGGCGTGGGAATTTTGAGTGCATTCGCAGTTGTCGCGCTGCTTCTTCGACAGGAAGAAGTGCGCATGCCTGACCTTACGGGACAGGACATCGTGAACGTGATCGAGACGGTTGCCCAGCAGGGATTGCAGCTCAAGGTGGACCGGCGGGAAGCTCATCCGACCCTGCCGAGGGACGCGGTAATTTCCCAATCGCCGGCGCCGGAGGTCGGGATAAAAAAGGGCCGGCAGGTGCGCGTGGTCGTCAGCCAGGGGCCGAGTGACACTCAGGCGTTAAAACTGGTGGGGGAAAACTTTCGCAAGGCCGACATGATGATACGGCAGGCGGGTTTTTCCCCCGGAACGGTGTCAAGGGTGTTCTCGGACCGCGTGGAGCGCGATATGGTGATCGCGCAGGGGCCGGAGGCCGGGAACCCGCTTGAAAAAGGGAGCGGCATCAGCCTGCTTATCAGTGCGGGCAATAAAGCGCCGCTGTATGTCATGCCGGCGCTGACGGGGAAAAAAGCGAAAGAGGCGCTCAGGATCATCGACAGGATAGGCCTGCAGCGCAGGGTCATCACGAGGCCCCCCGGGAACGAGGAAACAGGAACGGACCGGATCGTCATCCAGCAGAAGCCGGGGGCGGGGTCGCCCGTTGCCAGGGATGCGACGGTTGATATTGTGGTGAATAGATAG
- the rpe gene encoding ribulose-phosphate 3-epimerase: protein MTKKIKVAPSILSADFSRLGEEIKAVEAAGADIIHVDVMDGHFVPNITIGPLIVEAARKSTKLPLDVHLMITNPELYIADFARAGADYIAVHVETAFHLNRLIQSIREHKGVKAAVSLNPATPLSSLDYILPELDMVLIMSVNPGFGGQSFIPSAIDKIRQLRKRIDALGLKIEIEVDGGVKPENAAQIAEAGADILVAGSAVFGKKDYAAAIRGIRGA, encoded by the coding sequence ATGACGAAAAAAATAAAAGTAGCTCCTTCAATCCTGTCCGCCGACTTCTCCCGGCTGGGCGAGGAGATCAAAGCGGTCGAGGCCGCCGGCGCCGATATCATCCATGTCGATGTGATGGACGGGCACTTTGTGCCGAACATCACCATTGGCCCGCTGATCGTGGAAGCGGCCCGTAAAAGCACGAAGCTGCCGCTCGACGTGCACCTGATGATCACCAACCCGGAGCTGTACATTGCCGATTTCGCGAGGGCGGGGGCTGATTATATTGCCGTACATGTGGAGACCGCATTTCACCTGAACAGGCTGATCCAGTCGATCCGGGAGCACAAGGGCGTGAAGGCGGCGGTGTCCTTGAACCCCGCGACGCCTCTTTCGAGTCTCGATTATATTCTGCCGGAACTCGACATGGTGCTCATCATGTCCGTGAACCCGGGCTTTGGCGGCCAGTCGTTCATCCCCTCGGCAATTGACAAGATCCGGCAGCTCCGGAAGCGGATCGACGCACTGGGCCTGAAGATCGAGATCGAGGTGGACGGAGGAGTGAAGCCTGAAAATGCGGCACAGATCGCCGAAGCGGGCGCTGATATCCTTGTGGCAGGTTCGGCAGTATTCGGCAAGAAGGATTATGCGGCTGCGATCAGGGGCATCAGGGGAGCATGA